The Chelonia mydas isolate rCheMyd1 chromosome 28, rCheMyd1.pri.v2, whole genome shotgun sequence region ACCTAGCAGCTTGAGACTCAGTGGAAGGCTTCTAAATCTCCTAGGCCCATTTCAGCCATGCTCTGCACTGAGctgtttctgtctgtgtgtgtgtgtgtgtgttaggggacTGGGACACTCACGATCTGGCCGTTCCCGAGATTGGAGGGACCGGGCTCCTGGCAAACCGGTTTCTCCCTTGCATTTCCCCGGGCACCGGTTTCTTCCTCTCTTGCACGCAGGCCTGTGAGTGTCTGCAGCCCAGCCAAACCCTTGATCTGTTATCTCTCACGGGACGTTCAAAGTGTCCCATTTTCGGGGGCGTTCAATGAAGTTTTTCGGCGTCAAATCCGTCGACCGATTTTTGGAATGATCTTCAAACCGGACGGTTTCCAAAGCGGAAAAATCTGGGAGTCCCTTTCGCAGCCAGAGCTCAGATTGATCCCGCAAACTCCTGCCCCTGAATCCTGGTTTTGAAGCCGCTTGGACAATTTCTAGCTGCCCGGGCGGGAAGGAACAGGAAATATTCCTGCGGCTATTCTTGGTCATCGCTGTCGGTTTTTATGAAGCCGTCCAGAAGTTTGTAACAGTCCTTCCAACGCAGGTGGAGTTATTCCTCATGAATGCTTAAAATTAGGAAGGCACGTGTACTGCCCGACGGATGCGCCAGGCCGCTGAAAATGAGTGTCTCTTATTAAATAGAGGGGTGCCCCATCCGTTTGATCCGCAATGATACGTGGTGAATATTTTAACGTCCAGGAACTACGCGGATCAGAGTTTTGCGGCCAGGAATCGATGCCGATCCGTGTGACTTCTGATAAAAGCTTTAAcgctcccccccgaccccccagcGGGCTCACCCGGGGCTCAGATGCAGctggctttggggtggggagaagcgaCTGGGTAATTTTCAAAGCGACCTCCGCTTGCGTTCGTTAGGGCGGCCTTGTTTTTAAGCATGTCGGCCTCAGAAATGCATAGTGAAGcactgaaaaatcaagccctCTGACCAAATCCCTAAGCCACAAACCGTCCACCCCCTCTGCGCGATACAGCTGTGGATCGTCTTAAACAGCAAATATTTTCATGGCCAGCATCCTTGCAACGCCGTGGGTCAGCGTGCTTTCAAATCACTTGCCCGTATTCAAGACGGACGTGCCAGTGGGAAATCAGTGCGTCTCGTGTGAAAATACGATTCACCAGGATTTACCCCGAGAGTCGAGAGAGATCCTTGGGCCTCTGCGGGGCTCGCAGATCGGTGCCTCTGGACACCGGCTGCATGCCAGACAGGGCCGGCACCGAGAGATCAGAGGCCACCGGCTGCGGCAGGATATTTTCGGCTCTTGCTTTTCGgtggcggggtgtggggggagggcgtGAGGGGTGGTGTTGCGTGGCCTCCAGAGCCCGGGGTGGCCGAGGAAACGCAGGGGGAATTCTCTGGAACCGCGAAATCAGGCCACCAGTCCTAGAGAGAGAAAACGCAGTGGGTTGGCTCTTGGGCTGAAGGCCTGTGgccgtcaggactcctgggttctagccctgactctggcatggataaggaagagaacccaggagtcctggctcccacccccggctctaaccactagaccccagtcccctcccagagccggggagagaacccaggagtcctggctcccagcccgccctaatctcaccccccagcccccactccccacccagagccggggagagaacccaggagtcctggctcccagcccccctgctctaacccagcagtccccactcccctcccagagccggggagagaacccaggagtcctggctcccagccccccaacctacTAGAATAGGAGCTGTGcaccgccccagaggtggccacatctcCGCGCCAGGCAAGGGGTCCCCCGATAGcgagccaccccaccccagaggtggttgcatctcAGCACTGCGCGAGAGGTCCCTCGGGGACCAGGGGCAGCTGATGGGGGTCTTTCCCCCAAgtctgggcgggggtggggctgggtggctcccctgggtgtggggctgcgggggggcccAGCAGAGGGGTGAGGGTGTTGCACACGGACGAGGACCGGGAGGGGCCCTGCTCCCAGGTGGGAGGCTGTTTTGTCTCGGCCTGTTCCCCAAAATCGGCAGccttggctggggtgggggtggggggaacgacTGTGTCTCTCTGTCAGGGTCTCCTTAGTCAGAGGATCTGGGGGGGGTCACAAAGCAGGCGGGGGCCATCCCGGGGGGGGCACCAAGCTGCGCCTgtcctgggggggctgggtgggaatcaggggcctgtcccctctagcgggcgccggctcccatctgcCCCCAGGGCGGGGCGCGGGTTGGGGTCCCCTCTCTGACGCCCCATCTCCGGCAGGTTCCAGGCGGCGGGCGGCTACGTCCTCTACCCGCAGATCGGCGACCGGCTGGACCTGATCTGCCCCCGCTCCAGCCCGCCGGGCCCCTTCTCGGCGGAGGAGTACGAGTATTACAAGCTGTACCTGGTGCCGGGCGAGCAGGCCCGGGCGTGCGAGATCCTGCGGGCCCCCAACCTGCTGCTGACGTGCGACCGGCCCGAGCACGACGTGCGGTTCACCATCAAGTTCCAGGAGTTCAGCCCCAACCTGTGGGGCCACGAATTCAAGAGCAACCAGGATTACTACATCATCAGTGAGTGCCCGGACTCCGGGGTTCTCGCCCGGCTCGGGAGGGGGGCCagcggttagagcaggaggggctgggagccaggactcctgggtttggGTTGATAAATTTTTCTCCtgcatctcggcgccgggcgaggggtccccgtgtcaccggccaccccgccccagaggtggccgcatctcggcgccgggcgaggggtccctgggtaaccagccgccctgccccagaggtggccgcatctcagcgctgggcgaggggtccctgtgtcaccagccgccccaccccagaggtggccgcatctcggcgccgggcgaggggtccctgggtaaccagccgccctgccccagaggtggccgcatctcagcgctgggcgaggggtccctgtgtcaccagccgtcctgccccagaggtggccgcgtctcggcgctgggcgaggggtccctggggAACCAGCcgtcctgccccagaggtggccgcatctcagcgctgggcgaggggtccctgtgtcaccagccgtcctgccccagaggtggccgcgtctcggcgccgggcgaggggtccctggggAACCAGCcgtcctgccccagaggtggccgcatctcagcgctgggcgaggggtccctgtgtcaccagccgtcctgccccagaggtggccgcgtctcggtgctgggcgaggggtccctgggtcaccggccaccccgccccagaggtggccgcgtctCGGCGCCGGGCGACAGACCCCAATGTCAGGGCCCGTCCTGTCCCCGGTGCGGGTCGGTCTGCTGGGATTTGGAGGGGCAGCTCCTGTCTCTTAGGCTCTGTGTTGTGAAatccagctccccgcccccccccgaacACAATCTGTCCGtcattctgtctgtctgtctgtctcctgccCTCCCACGCTGTTCATTGCTGAGTCAATCGCTCCCACCCACGACCCGCTtctccagcccccccagcctcacctctgccggtgcccctcactcccgacccgcagcctcctgaccccccccagctctgcccccccaggtgcccctcactcccgacccacagcccctgctagcccccccaggctcccccctgACTCCCGAGGCCATGCCTGGGGTGACAGTGGCAGGCTCCCAGCCAGGATCATAGGGTCTGAGGAGTtgggggtcagagctggagccGTGGGGTGACCCCCCCGAGTCCAGTGTccgaggggtggggggttgtttgcaGGGACGGGGACCTCTCAACAGGAGGTGTTTCAGGGTGTCTGCCGGTGAGGGGGTGAGCGTGCAAAAGACCAAGGCACCTTGCGGGGGGGGAACGCGTGCAAGGGGGTGTGCACGCAGACTGGTGCGCGTGTGGaccaggtgtgtgtgtctgtgcaaggGGTTTAGTTCGCTGGCTTGCCCGCTTGCACTGTCCCCTCCCCAAAACGCTCCTTGCCCACTCAGTCCCTCGCCTGCATTTGCACACCCCCATCACTTGCACACCCATCATTATTTGCACACTCGCTTGCCTGCACACACCCGGGTTGCCTTTCACCTTTGCGTGCCAACCCTCTGTCGCACACTCATAGGCAAGTTTGGTCCCTGGCCCACTTGGCCCTTTGCACACCCACTTGCACACCctcttgcacacacaccccagaccAGGGCCTGCACCTACCTCCTGGCACGCTCGCTCACGCTGGTGCACACCCCCCGGCATGGATGTTTGGTCTTTCGCACACTTGTGTGACCCATTGCATACTCACGCACACTCAAACCTCTTGCACACACAGAGACGTTCAGCCCCTTGCACACTCGACTGGTCCCTTGCAGGCACACGGGACAAACGTTTGCTCCCTCACACCTGCCCCTGGCCTGTTGCACTTTCACACCCATGCACACTCACTCAGTCTCTTGCACACACATGTAGGATGGACATTCAACCTCTTGCACGCTCCCCTGGTCCCTTTCATGCACACTCACATGCCCAggcccctccctcctctgctgccCACAGCCTCTCGCACGCCCTCTCTCCTGTGCACACTGCCTCCCTTGCACActcacccagccccctccctacAGATGGCACAAGGCCTCTTacagggcttctccccagctgctcctgcacGTGCGTGTGCGTGCGCgtgtgacagtgtgtgtgtgtgtgtgcgtcccTGCGCACATGGGTGTCTGGGGGTGGTCCGGGCTGAGCAGGCCCCCACCCGGAGCCTGTCGGCTGCTCCGGGatattttcccttttgaaatccAGGCGCTGAGGCTTCCTGACATCTGGGTCACGGGGCGGGGGGACCGGGCGGGGGGGGAGTAGCAAGGAGGGGataggatgggggaggggcaggacaagggggaggggagtggggggaaggggccagTTTGAATCATCAGGGCCCCATGGGGGGGCAATCGTTGCCCCTGAGGGGGTGGAGAGATGCGGGGGGGGCGCACATCCACCCCCCCCTGCAGTTTTCCATCACAGACCCCGCTGGTTTTTCCCCCATCGCTATGGCAACTGTCTCCCGACAAACCAGTGACTTCCTGGCACCCTGGCAACCGTGCCACGGCAAccgccccccccgaccccaccccagagaggcTGCACCCCCccacttggggaaggggggggcctcATGGGGGGCTGGGTGTCACCTGTGGAAGGGAAGCTCAAGTCCTcaggccccccccaacccccattcccagccctccccctccctccctgcccctccgcaccccccattcccagccctcccccacctcctccctgcccctccccccattcccagccctcccccacctcctccctgcccctcccctcattcccagccctccccctccctccctgcccctcccctcccctcattcccagccctccccaccccccattcccacccctcccccaccttctccccctctccctttgcTATCACCCACCTGCCCCAGCGTCTCCTGGGGGGTCTTGGGGATTttactggggtgggaggggggagcgaAGGGGCCGAgaggggatcccgggggggcgctggggggaagagcgagaggccagcagaagcagggaggggagatggcagggtgcgggggtggagctgtggggggggggaagggggcaggagagtcgggggaggaaggggctggtgggggagggggaaccaaaGGCGCTGGCATCGCTGACCCAGTTACTGGTCAGATGATTGTTCTGCCCAACAAGACACGAGcgagggaagctggggggggcggggggggtcaggTGCCAAGTAGGGCAGGAAGTGACAGAACCGGAAACAAGCCCCCCCTCGCCCGGCAAAAAATCCCTGAgtaaccagccgccccgccccagaggtggccgcatccaATACACAAATGTTTATTACAGATCTTTAAActcgccaggactcctgggtcccatggGGGGTGGACAGAACAGACCAGCGGCTGGGGGCGGTGGGTTTtgtagggggggggggaggtcgtTGGGCTGTGTGAGGAGCTGACTAGGTGGGGGCTGAATGTGTGTGGGTGtctgcgggggtggggcgggCAATCGGGGTGCGTGTGGGGGGCTGTCTCTGCCCTGGGGGGAGCTGTACAGGAGGGGTCTGGGGGTGGGATGCTGGGGGGGCTCTTGGGGAGACAGGGGGCctagtggggatggaggggaccGTGGGGAAGGCTGGCTGCAAGGGGGGCTGGCCCGGGTAGCCGGCATCTTTGAGCACAGACCCCCCCAGGTTTAGCGGTGAAAGGGCCCGGCCACGCGCGGCTAACGCGATGTGATGTGATGGCCTGGCCTGCCGGCGCCCCCGGCACCTGCTGCCACCGCACGCACGCaaccccccccaccgctccctggGGACCCCGGCGTCCGGGCCACCACCCCCGCTTGGCTTCAGCACCGACCTCCCAATgggcttccagcccccctgctgccaccactagcccccgctcccatcccagagccggggggagaacccaggagtcctagctcccagccccccactctaacccaccagccccaactcccctcccagagcccaggagagaacccaggagtcctggcgcccagccccccgctgctctaacctaccaggccccactccccttccagagccagggggagaacccaggagtcctggcccccagccccccccgctctaacccaccagccccaactcccctcccagagcccaggagagaacccaggagtcctggctctcagccccctgccccgcactctaaccactagaccccagtcccctcccagagccggagagagaacccaggagtcctggcgcccacctcccctgctctaacccaccagcccccactcccctccaagtgctggggagagaatgagggtaggggctgggagcccggactcctgggtccagtgggggctccaggctggaggctGCGCTCTCCCCGCGAATTGCTGAGAGCAGCACAAGGACGACCTAGTAACGCggcccggggtgtgtgtgtgatccaggcctgtgtgtgtgtgtgtgtgtgtgtgagatcgaggcctgtgtgtgtgtgagagagacagagagagagagagggagggagagagatcgaggcctctgtgtgcgtgtgtgtgagtgtCCCCCAGCCATCACCGGGGTCTAATTTCACCTTCCACAGAGCGACAAAGAGCTCACACACAATCACCCCACACGCACACAACACACCACAATCCGTGGCCAGAGACACGCGCTCGGCCCGCGTGACAAGGCCATCTCACACACGCGCCGCGAGCATCCGTTCGCAGGCCAAGCCCCCCACTCCCCGAACCAACCCTGCCCCACCGGTAATggctccccccgcctgccccctaccgccaccctggggccagccctgcctgcccggggagagcgccccctgccgagccccccgccccgctccctgtcccctagcgccaccctggggccagccctgcctgcccggggagagcgccccctgccgagccccccgccccgctccctgccccctaccgccaccctggggccagccctgcctgcccggggagagcgccccctgccgagccccccgccccgctccctgtcccctagcgccaccctggggccagccctgcctgcccggggagagcgccccctgccgagccccccgccccactccctgtcccctagcgccaccctggggccagccctgcctgcccggggagagcgccccctgctgagcccccccaccccactgtaaTGTCCCTCTGTCTCCCCACAGCCACGTCAGACGGCAccaaggaggggctggagaacCTGAAGGGCGGCGCCTGCCTCTCTAAGGGGATGAAAGTCGTCCTGAAAGTGGGGCAGCGTAAGTCACAACATTggtgggcagggggcgctctccccaggcaggcggggctggccccagggcggcgctagggggtgctggggggcagggagtggggcaggggctcagcagggggcgctctccccaggcaggcagggctggccccagggtggtgcaagggggcgctgtggggcagggagcatgaATTGGAGgactggcagtcaggactcctgggttccctccccagctctgggagtggagtgggggctggtgggtcagagtaggggggctgggagccaggactcctgggttccctccccagctctgggaggggagtgggggctggtgggtcagagtaggggggccgggagccaggactcctgggttctctccctggcgcTGCGAGAGCGGATCCGAAATCCCTGGTTTTCTCCCAGCTGGGGTTGATTTGGCGGAGTCCCGCTGAGCCCCCCCAACGAGCTAATTAGCGCTGCGTGATTGCAGCGGGCCAGAGGAGAAgcgactgggggcggggggggaggggaaagggggaggagcttGCTGTATGATTGACAGCACCTAAAGTCAGCTCCAGCTGGCCTGCGCTTTTCCTCTGGGCCCCGAGCTGCGGTGAAGGACCCACAGCCTCTGGGGCAGCCTCTGCtcaaccctctcccccccccccaccggcagggtcgggagtgaggggccccggcagggtTGGTCCTGCGTCCCATAGACTCCAATGGGGAGTGGCGCCCCCTCCTGGCCGGGCCTGGTTTTGCAACACACAGAGGGGAAGGTGGctgggagaagtggggggggCTTTGCTGGGGTacagggggctctgcaccctCCCAGGGGGCAGAGTGCGCTGGGGACCCCGCTCTGTGTGCACCTGTcactctccccccccatccccatccccttccccccacccacgcatctctctctctgcccccccagatCCCGGCACGGCCTCCAAGTCCCAGAAATCGGGGTCGGAAACGCCGCCCGAGAAGGAGCGGGGGACGGAGCTGGGCGGAGCGGAGCCCAGCAAGGCAAGTGGCGCAGGTACGGAGCTGCCCACCCCCCGCCAGGTTCCCCACCCAGTACTGggggtccctgccccacacccagcgCCACCCGTCTGCCCCAGATCGCTCCCCCAGACCACGCGTGTTCAGAGATGGAAACTgagtcccccctgctctaaccactagacctcccagagccggggagagaacccaggagtcctggctcccagccccccctgctccaacccaccagccccctctcccctcccagagccagggagagaacccaggagtcctggctgccagccccccccgcccccgctccaacccaccagccccccctcccctcccagagccagggagagaacccaggagtcctggctcccagcaccccctgctccaacccaccagcccccactcccctcccagagccagggagaggacccaggagtcctggctcccagccctgttcATGGTGGCAGCTCGCTGACTGGCTGGGCCCAGGGGGTTTCTGAGCCCCTCCTGTCCGTCAAAGCCAGTTAAGGCAGCTAATTGTCTCTGTGActcttccccctgcccaggacacctgggtccttTACAGCCAGCAGCATCCCTCAGActcagccccctcctctccctcctgggaCAGAGAGCAACAGGCCATTAACCCCTTCACACCCACCAAGGGGGGGGCCTGCCTTGATTCCCCCATCCCCCTGACTccagacccgcagcccctgctagcccagccatgggctcccccccagccctgccggtgcccctcactcctgacccacagccccctgccagcccagccctgccccccccccgccctgccagtgcccctcactcccgacccgcagcccctgccagcccagcccagccctgcccccccccctcgagctctgccggtgcctctcactcccgacccacagcccctgctagcccagccctgggcttctgggcggggagtggggtcaagtggttggagcaggggggactgggagccaggactcctgagttctctccctggctctgggaggagagtgggggctggtgggttagagccgggggggctggaagccaggactcctgggttctctccctgggctctgggaagggagtgggggctggtgggttagagcggggggcggggggctgggagccaggactcctgggttctcttcccagctctgggcggggagtgggggctggtgggttagagcggggggggctggaagccaggattcctgggttctctccccggctctgggaggggagtggggtctgctggttagagcaggggggctgggagccaggactcctgggttctctccccttagccctttctctctctctctccccctgcaggtgcTGGGAACGCGACGGGCCCGGCGGGGGGCGCCAACGGGCCCTTGCCCCAGTCCAACGTGCCCGTGGTGgccggggcggcggggggcgcTGCCTTCGTGGCCCTGGTGGCGGCGGGCGTGACGGGGGCCATTTGCTGGCGCCGGCGGCGGGCCAAGCAGAGCGACACCCACCTCCCGCCTCTCTCGCTCAGCGGCCTGACCAGCCCCAAGCGGGGGGCCGGCCCGGGGGGGAACAACAACGGGTCGGAGCCCAGCGACATCATCATCCCGCTACGGACCTCGGACGGGGCCTTCTGCCCCCACTACGAGAAAGTGAGCGGGGACTACGGGCACCCCGTCTACATCGTCCAGGAGATGCCCCCCCAGAGCCCCGCCAACATCTACTACAAagtgtgagggggaaggggggcccgGGCCCACCCCGGCGCTGGCTATGGACTTacgcctcacccccccccaataCGGACAGCCCCCCGCCCCGACGCTGACGGAGAtgggtgccccccacccccgattctTCCTCGTGTAAAGAGCCCCCGGCACTGACAGGGTTAAAGCAGAGGGGGGACCCTGTACTCTGGCGCTGACAGGGTTAATGGGGGCCAAGGGGGTCCCTGCACCATTCTCCTCTCTGGCACAGATATTGGGGGGGGCTTGGAGCTGGTCCCTTCCCCAGCTCCGCTCCCCACATCCCTACAATCCTGTCCAGGCCAGGTCCTGTCTCCCCCAACCTCAGCTCCACCAGGAGTGCAGGGGGGGGCCTGTGGGGTCAGAGGCGAAGGTCAGGAGCAGCTGTGTTACgtctcggggtggggtggggggagatcgGCTCTCTTCAGGAGATTCCCCCCTGTCCTAAGGGCTGGTGGGGGCAGTTTTATCTCCCGCCCTCCCTTCCAGTCCCTGTTCacgtggagtgggggaggggattcGAGGGAGGGGCAAAAAGTTTGGTTATTTCAACCATTGGGGCCCCCCGGGACCTTTTTCTACGTCgc contains the following coding sequences:
- the EFNB3 gene encoding ephrin-B3 isoform X2; translated protein: MALRTSLLGIYVGLLFSLLELWIISGVSLEPIYWNTANKKFQAAGGYVLYPQIGDRLDLICPRSSPPGPFSAEEYEYYKLYLVPGEQARACEILRAPNLLLTCDRPEHDVRFTIKFQEFSPNLWGHEFKSNQDYYIITTSDGTKEGLENLKGGACLSKGMKVVLKVGQRAGNATGPAGGANGPLPQSNVPVVAGAAGGAAFVALVAAGVTGAICWRRRRAKQSDTHLPPLSLSGLTSPKRGAGPGGNNNGSEPSDIIIPLRTSDGAFCPHYEKVSGDYGHPVYIVQEMPPQSPANIYYKV
- the EFNB3 gene encoding ephrin-B3 isoform X1, coding for MALRTSLLGIYVGLLFSLLELWIISGVSLEPIYWNTANKKFQAAGGYVLYPQIGDRLDLICPRSSPPGPFSAEEYEYYKLYLVPGEQARACEILRAPNLLLTCDRPEHDVRFTIKFQEFSPNLWGHEFKSNQDYYIITTSDGTKEGLENLKGGACLSKGMKVVLKVGQHPGTASKSQKSGSETPPEKERGTELGGAEPSKASGAGAGNATGPAGGANGPLPQSNVPVVAGAAGGAAFVALVAAGVTGAICWRRRRAKQSDTHLPPLSLSGLTSPKRGAGPGGNNNGSEPSDIIIPLRTSDGAFCPHYEKVSGDYGHPVYIVQEMPPQSPANIYYKV